In Fluviicola taffensis DSM 16823, the following are encoded in one genomic region:
- a CDS encoding RNA polymerase sigma factor, translating to MFELNTDTISSVKKGDRKVILDLYHHTFQVLMGNAVRYTNDKENQMQIVNNAFMKIISGIDQFQIGTAYFSWAKQIVKREIIDDFRKNKQYKELFQYNDNYQNNALSKEPEIDLTFEAEELQQMLNTLPPATKMVFNLYAIDGYSSKEIMEEFQISYETVKWHIKEARKKLKVQIEITQTKKIGFEKR from the coding sequence TTGTTCGAATTAAACACTGATACCATTTCCTCTGTAAAAAAAGGTGACCGAAAAGTCATCCTGGATTTATATCACCACACTTTTCAGGTGTTAATGGGGAATGCCGTACGTTATACAAACGACAAGGAAAATCAGATGCAAATTGTGAATAATGCTTTTATGAAAATCATTTCCGGGATCGATCAGTTTCAAATTGGTACAGCTTATTTTTCCTGGGCTAAACAGATTGTTAAACGAGAAATAATCGATGATTTCAGAAAGAACAAACAATACAAAGAGCTGTTTCAGTACAATGACAATTATCAAAACAATGCGTTGAGCAAAGAACCTGAGATTGATCTGACTTTTGAAGCAGAAGAATTACAGCAAATGCTGAACACACTGCCCCCGGCTACGAAGATGGTTTTCAACTTATATGCCATTGACGGGTATTCATCCAAAGAAATCATGGAAGAGTTCCAGATTTCCTATGAAACCGTTAAATGGCACATCAAAGAAGCACGGAAGAAATTGAAGGTACAGATTGAGATTACCCAAACTAAAAAGATCGGTTTTGAAAAAAGATAA
- the mnmD gene encoding tRNA (5-methylaminomethyl-2-thiouridine)(34)-methyltransferase MnmD: MKRELVKTADGSTTIYLPEWNEHYHSSHGALQEAQHVFIKHGLNPKSGDYLTIFEMGFGTGLNALLTYFASEKRNQYIHYIGLEAFPPSAEEIEGMNYTSFTRDEEAVEVFKKMHQVEWNVAREISEHFVLEKVGKQIQELEMGKETIDLCYYDAFGPRVQPELWTPEIFQKIYDWLSPGGVLVTYCAKGQVKRDLKSVGFEVTSLPGPPGKREMTKAVKKLF; the protein is encoded by the coding sequence ATGAAACGTGAATTGGTAAAAACTGCAGATGGTTCAACAACAATCTATCTTCCGGAATGGAACGAACATTATCATTCAAGTCATGGTGCATTGCAAGAGGCACAACACGTTTTCATTAAACATGGGCTAAACCCAAAATCAGGCGATTATCTAACGATTTTTGAAATGGGTTTCGGAACTGGATTGAATGCACTCCTCACCTATTTTGCTTCGGAAAAACGCAATCAATACATTCATTACATTGGGCTCGAAGCTTTTCCACCAAGTGCAGAAGAAATTGAAGGAATGAATTACACTTCCTTTACCCGCGATGAAGAAGCGGTGGAAGTTTTCAAAAAAATGCATCAGGTGGAATGGAATGTAGCACGCGAGATTTCAGAACATTTTGTACTTGAAAAAGTCGGAAAACAGATTCAGGAATTGGAAATGGGAAAAGAAACAATCGATTTGTGTTACTACGATGCATTTGGCCCCAGAGTTCAGCCAGAACTATGGACTCCGGAAATTTTTCAAAAAATCTACGATTGGTTGAGTCCAGGAGGTGTTTTGGTAACATATTGCGCAAAAGGACAAGTGAAACGCGATTTGAAGTCTGTTGGATTCGAAGTGACTTCATTGCCTGGTCCTCCAGGAAAGCGTGAAATGACGAAGGCAGTAAAAAAATTATTCTGA
- a CDS encoding outer membrane beta-barrel family protein, whose translation MFGQSQWIRFSISVKDIPCEDVPKQLTLSSVFAGKDSVLLKEQFSVCQKYLEIPKIPGVYTVQIKTQLYELILVDFKIEANTPDSISLGEFKLKEPIAQLDEVTITGVQRKFIEIEADKTTLIVKDNPVLSISSIYDAILKVPGVMPYPGGGFAIGGQLATVYFEGVPSSLSTDDLMNLLKSLPANSVETIEIISNPGASFDANVSGAVININSIGKATKWLSGTVTLSYGLNQNQKISPSLVLNGRQSRWSWQLQMGYSNNERSNRDTSERVFNSFNPQIGLNSDRKEQTRNSYYYFKPSVTLNLSKRSSLMLNYNGSFGDNKINGNSVTASQSISPAVELRTDYKSRNYGMGNEGIAKFRQEFDTLKRVLNVTAFYSNYQNKSKRSNTQRISATDDYSILDYYMNINRFYLRADAEIPFEKIKFYLNTGVKYSLMDVKNIGSYNLNNSSSDIFDNPFYTSVIDFDYVEDNLAAYVDLKKKLGKKVSIGAGLRAENFSLRRASNVTSTARNNYFNFFPSFNAIYRMNSMVNIIGTYSRKIGIPNFTQYDPNNSGYYDSFSSSSGNTQLKPNFYDNAQFKITVLDYAQFSVNFTHSQFLNLNEVVVAPNSVQTVQTYRTYNNVNSMNYFLAIPVPFALFTKGLKFMDDPVDVDKMSFLYIYTSYTKTSISGYNYVNPNKGMWTLGVYSQFILPWKIRMNIDYYITSKGNYQIYEFVRNRSAFDVILSREFYDKKWKTSISFEDIFNTDQSNARVSFPNIQMNSYSKQDTRIIWFKVSYSFGKVEKNDSDGLNLPNVGGE comes from the coding sequence TTGTTCGGGCAATCGCAATGGATTCGTTTTTCAATTTCTGTAAAAGATATTCCTTGTGAAGATGTTCCCAAGCAATTAACTCTTTCTTCTGTTTTTGCGGGAAAAGACAGTGTTTTATTGAAAGAACAGTTTTCAGTATGCCAAAAGTATTTGGAGATTCCTAAAATTCCAGGAGTTTATACCGTTCAGATTAAAACGCAATTGTATGAATTGATTTTGGTGGATTTTAAGATTGAAGCAAATACGCCCGATTCCATTTCTTTGGGTGAGTTTAAACTGAAAGAACCCATAGCACAATTGGATGAGGTAACGATTACGGGAGTTCAACGAAAATTTATCGAAATTGAAGCAGATAAAACTACCTTGATAGTGAAGGATAATCCCGTTTTATCAATCAGCAGTATTTACGATGCCATTTTGAAAGTTCCCGGAGTAATGCCTTATCCTGGGGGAGGATTTGCTATTGGCGGACAATTAGCAACTGTTTATTTCGAAGGAGTTCCAAGTAGTTTGTCGACAGATGATTTGATGAATTTATTGAAGAGCTTGCCAGCGAATTCAGTTGAAACGATTGAAATTATTTCGAATCCAGGAGCTTCTTTTGATGCAAATGTAAGTGGAGCGGTGATCAATATCAACAGCATTGGGAAAGCGACGAAATGGTTGTCTGGAACGGTGACTTTGAGTTATGGGTTGAATCAGAATCAGAAAATTTCTCCTTCTTTAGTTTTAAATGGAAGGCAATCCAGATGGAGTTGGCAACTTCAGATGGGATATTCCAATAATGAACGCTCCAACAGAGATACTTCCGAGCGTGTATTCAATTCGTTTAATCCGCAGATTGGTTTAAATTCCGATAGAAAGGAACAAACTCGGAATAGCTATTATTACTTCAAACCTTCAGTGACGTTGAATTTGTCGAAGCGTTCCAGTTTGATGCTGAATTACAACGGTTCTTTCGGCGATAATAAGATCAACGGAAATTCAGTGACCGCAAGCCAATCGATTAGTCCTGCAGTTGAACTTCGAACCGATTATAAATCCCGAAATTATGGAATGGGAAACGAAGGGATTGCGAAATTCAGACAGGAATTTGATACGCTGAAACGGGTGTTGAATGTGACGGCATTTTATTCCAATTATCAGAACAAGTCGAAAAGAAGCAATACCCAACGAATTTCGGCAACGGATGATTACAGTATTTTGGATTATTATATGAATATCAATCGCTTCTATTTGCGAGCTGATGCCGAAATTCCGTTTGAAAAAATCAAGTTTTATCTGAACACAGGAGTAAAGTACAGCTTGATGGATGTGAAAAATATTGGGTCGTATAATTTGAATAATTCCTCTTCAGATATTTTTGATAATCCGTTCTATACTTCTGTGATTGACTTTGATTATGTGGAAGATAATTTGGCTGCCTACGTGGATTTAAAAAAGAAATTGGGAAAGAAAGTATCCATTGGTGCAGGTTTAAGAGCTGAAAATTTTAGTTTGAGAAGAGCTTCCAATGTAACAAGTACTGCACGAAATAATTACTTCAATTTCTTTCCATCGTTTAATGCAATCTATCGCATGAATTCCATGGTGAATATCATTGGAACGTATTCTCGGAAAATCGGAATCCCAAATTTCACACAGTACGATCCAAATAATTCAGGATATTATGATTCATTTAGTTCTTCCAGTGGAAATACGCAGCTGAAGCCTAATTTTTATGACAATGCGCAATTTAAAATCACTGTTTTGGATTATGCGCAGTTTTCAGTCAATTTCACGCATTCGCAGTTTCTGAATCTGAACGAAGTAGTTGTCGCACCAAATTCGGTACAAACGGTTCAAACTTACCGTACTTATAACAATGTGAACTCGATGAATTATTTTTTAGCAATTCCAGTTCCATTTGCCTTGTTTACGAAAGGACTGAAATTCATGGATGATCCTGTTGACGTAGATAAAATGTCCTTTTTATACATTTATACTTCTTATACGAAGACGAGTATTTCGGGCTATAACTATGTGAATCCGAATAAGGGAATGTGGACTTTGGGAGTGTATTCACAATTTATTTTACCTTGGAAAATTCGAATGAATATTGATTATTACATCACGAGTAAAGGAAATTATCAGATTTATGAGTTTGTAAGAAATCGCTCGGCTTTTGATGTTATTTTGAGTAGAGAGTTTTACGACAAAAAGTGGAAGACTTCGATTTCATTTGAGGATATTTTCAATACCGACCAAAGTAATGCCCGGGTTTCGTTTCCAAATATTCAAATGAACAGTTATTCTAAGCAGGACACGCGAATCATTTGGTTCAAAGTTTCTTATTCCTTTGGGAAAGTGGAAAAGAATGATTCGGATGGATTGAACTTGCCAAATGTGGGTGGGGAATGA
- a CDS encoding YifB family Mg chelatase-like AAA ATPase: protein MLVKTFGSAVFGIDATTITIEVNIANGVNFMLVGLPDKAVQESHQRIKAALKNNNLNYPGKEITVNMAPADIRKEGSTFDLAIAIGILAASEQISILKLEQFLLLGELSLDGTLQLMKGVLPIVMQAKKDGFKGILLPKQNVSEAAIVEGIDVYGMENMQEVIDFLNGTREFNPEVFNIEEEFNRQLQDNEVDFRDVKGQSAIKRAFEIAAAGGHNVILIGPPGAGKSMLAKRLPTILPPMSIEESLETTKIHSVAGKIGKNNGLVTQRPFRKPHHTISDVALVGGGSYPQPGEISLAHNGVLFLDELPEYKRQVLEVMRQPLEDRTVTVSRARFSVDYPAGFMLVAAMNPCPCGYYNHPEKECSCAPGTVQRYLNKISGPLLDRIDLHVEVTPVSFDDLAFNAPTETSAEIRERVIQARLIQLNRYQNSSTHCNAQMQRKELTHYCEITAEGKQLLKQAMDRLGLSARAYDRILKVARTIADLSNSENIETVHLSEAIQLRNLDRENWAG, encoded by the coding sequence ATGCTAGTAAAAACATTTGGAAGCGCTGTCTTTGGGATTGATGCAACAACAATCACTATTGAGGTGAACATAGCAAATGGAGTGAATTTCATGTTGGTTGGACTACCAGATAAAGCCGTTCAGGAAAGTCATCAACGAATTAAAGCTGCTCTGAAAAACAACAACCTCAATTATCCGGGAAAAGAGATTACAGTTAATATGGCTCCAGCTGATATCCGAAAAGAGGGTTCAACGTTCGATTTGGCAATTGCAATTGGAATACTGGCAGCTTCTGAGCAAATTTCAATTTTGAAACTAGAACAGTTTCTTCTTTTGGGCGAGTTGTCCTTAGACGGAACCTTGCAATTGATGAAAGGCGTTTTACCCATTGTGATGCAAGCAAAAAAAGACGGATTCAAAGGAATTCTACTTCCCAAGCAAAATGTGTCTGAAGCAGCAATTGTAGAAGGAATCGATGTTTATGGAATGGAAAACATGCAAGAAGTGATTGATTTTCTCAATGGAACAAGGGAATTTAATCCTGAAGTATTCAATATAGAAGAAGAATTCAATCGACAATTACAAGACAACGAAGTAGATTTTAGAGATGTAAAAGGTCAAAGCGCTATCAAAAGAGCTTTTGAAATTGCAGCCGCTGGCGGACACAACGTGATTCTAATTGGACCTCCAGGAGCAGGAAAATCGATGCTCGCCAAAAGATTACCGACGATTCTTCCTCCAATGAGTATCGAAGAGTCCTTGGAAACAACTAAAATTCATTCCGTAGCTGGAAAAATTGGAAAAAACAACGGCTTGGTCACTCAACGACCATTTCGTAAACCCCATCATACTATTTCAGATGTTGCTCTTGTTGGAGGCGGATCTTATCCACAACCTGGAGAAATTTCATTGGCGCACAACGGTGTTCTATTCCTAGATGAACTTCCCGAATACAAACGCCAAGTATTGGAAGTAATGCGACAACCTTTGGAAGATAGAACAGTTACTGTTTCTCGCGCGCGCTTTTCCGTAGACTACCCAGCTGGTTTTATGCTCGTTGCAGCAATGAATCCTTGTCCATGTGGCTATTACAATCATCCCGAAAAAGAATGTTCGTGTGCACCAGGGACGGTTCAACGTTACCTCAACAAAATTTCTGGACCACTATTAGATCGTATTGACCTTCATGTAGAAGTAACTCCTGTTTCTTTTGATGATCTAGCATTCAACGCACCAACAGAAACCAGTGCTGAAATTCGAGAACGTGTTATCCAAGCAAGGCTCATTCAGTTAAATCGGTATCAAAATTCCAGTACTCATTGTAACGCGCAAATGCAGCGCAAAGAATTGACTCATTATTGCGAAATCACAGCTGAAGGAAAACAGTTATTGAAACAGGCTATGGATCGTTTGGGACTTTCTGCTAGAGCCTATGACCGCATTTTAAAAGTTGCACGAACAATTGCCGATTTGAGCAATTCTGAAAACATCGAAACGGTTCATTTATCGGAAGCAATTCAGCTGCGAAATTTAGACCGAGAAAACTGGGCCGGATAA
- a CDS encoding class I SAM-dependent methyltransferase, whose product MNYFKTEITSNHIVSDKPLHERLLFPYIQIASQLKGEILELGCGWGRGVDYFQSDEIRYTGVDKNKSLVDDLQVNYPSCNFQQVTLPDLSAFANNSFDHIIAFQVIEHIEQDELFLEEIHRILKPGGKLHMSTINKRFSISRNPWHIREYDSIGLTILLKMFFCKVDMKGIEGNELVWKYHFENKKSVKQIMRFDFFGLQYKLPAMLLRIPYELLNRLNRKKMIHCQQGKFLDISHKNFHLNENPDLGLDLFVICTKA is encoded by the coding sequence ATGAATTACTTTAAAACAGAAATCACAAGCAATCACATTGTATCAGACAAGCCTCTTCATGAACGCCTTTTATTCCCTTACATTCAAATTGCATCACAGTTGAAAGGTGAAATCCTAGAATTGGGTTGCGGCTGGGGACGCGGAGTTGATTATTTCCAGTCTGACGAGATCCGCTATACTGGAGTTGATAAAAACAAATCGTTAGTCGACGATCTTCAGGTCAACTATCCAAGCTGCAATTTTCAGCAAGTCACACTTCCTGATTTAAGTGCTTTTGCAAATAACTCTTTTGATCACATTATTGCTTTTCAAGTGATAGAACACATTGAACAGGATGAGCTATTTCTAGAAGAAATTCACCGTATCCTAAAACCTGGTGGTAAACTTCACATGAGTACTATCAACAAACGTTTTTCTATTTCCCGGAATCCATGGCATATCCGGGAGTATGATTCAATCGGATTGACCATTCTGTTGAAAATGTTTTTCTGTAAAGTAGATATGAAGGGAATTGAAGGAAATGAACTTGTTTGGAAATACCATTTCGAAAACAAGAAATCCGTCAAACAAATTATGCGTTTTGACTTCTTCGGGTTGCAATACAAACTCCCTGCAATGTTACTTCGTATTCCTTACGAACTTCTAAATCGTTTGAACAGAAAAAAAATGATTCATTGTCAGCAAGGTAAATTCCTGGATATCAGTCATAAAAATTTTCATTTGAACGAAAATCCTGATTTGGGTCTAGATCTGTTTGTAATCTGCACAAAGGCTTAA
- the tpx gene encoding thiol peroxidase, producing the protein MANVTLGGNPLHTSGELPVKGAHAADFSLVNADLGTISLENYKGKKLILNIFPSIDTGTCAASVREFNKKASALENTTVLCISRDLPFAQKRFCGAEGIENVVTLSDFRDGEFGKNYGLELLDGPLKGLHARSVVVLDENHNVVYTELVPDIKDEPNYDGALAAL; encoded by the coding sequence ATGGCAAACGTAACATTAGGAGGAAATCCTCTACACACAAGCGGTGAATTACCAGTAAAAGGAGCACACGCAGCAGATTTTTCATTAGTAAATGCAGACTTGGGAACTATTTCACTGGAAAATTACAAAGGAAAAAAATTGATTTTAAATATCTTCCCGAGCATTGATACAGGAACTTGTGCAGCTTCTGTGCGTGAATTCAACAAGAAAGCTTCTGCTTTGGAGAACACTACTGTTTTGTGTATTTCTCGCGATTTACCTTTCGCTCAAAAACGTTTTTGTGGCGCAGAAGGAATTGAAAATGTAGTAACGCTTTCTGATTTCAGAGATGGTGAGTTCGGAAAAAACTACGGATTGGAATTATTAGATGGTCCTTTGAAGGGATTGCATGCAAGATCAGTTGTTGTTTTGGATGAGAATCACAATGTTGTTTACACAGAATTGGTACCGGATATTAAAGATGAACCGAATTACGACGGAGCTTTGGCTGCATTGTAA
- a CDS encoding T9SS type A sorting domain-containing protein yields MTQRSFLLAITLCISFINNLKALDINGNIQVNGVTRTFIIHSPGTCVATNLPTVLVFHGDGGTASGIKGYSGFDAAADNNDFLVVYAQSTNDLGNGIWNKPVDGDETGEPQDVAFVSQLIDYLCTNYGINKKQVYATGHSGGAFFSYRLGVELADKIAGIAPVAGNMYGDNNYLTTYSQNSFVPVPVWHIHGDADGTVAYPDSDFTPTAWNEWPLSFFSAPASACGANTYNASNVSTIVSGVQKYPFCTSGKEVSIIRIVGGGHGWPAVNGFNAATAIWNFFKDYQLANLASCQPGPGNCTTGIGSGNVYGEDWITIYPNPVKETVILQFHIPLISIQLTDLSGKLITEKQVNGATETQLQLTNLPSGIYILKSIDKSGNFAIHKLVVEN; encoded by the coding sequence ATGACACAAAGATCTTTCCTACTCGCAATTACCCTGTGTATCTCTTTTATAAATAATTTGAAAGCCTTGGATATTAATGGAAATATTCAAGTAAACGGAGTTACCCGAACGTTTATCATTCACTCACCAGGCACATGCGTAGCCACTAATTTACCAACGGTCTTAGTGTTTCACGGAGATGGAGGGACAGCCTCAGGAATTAAAGGTTACTCAGGATTTGACGCTGCAGCTGATAACAATGATTTTTTAGTCGTTTATGCTCAGTCTACCAACGATTTAGGAAACGGAATATGGAATAAACCTGTAGACGGCGATGAAACAGGGGAACCACAAGATGTTGCTTTTGTTTCTCAGTTGATTGACTACCTATGTACTAATTATGGGATTAACAAGAAACAGGTATATGCAACTGGTCATTCCGGAGGAGCCTTTTTTTCATACAGATTAGGGGTAGAGTTAGCTGATAAAATAGCAGGAATAGCGCCTGTTGCAGGTAATATGTATGGTGATAATAACTATTTGACCACTTATTCGCAAAATTCATTTGTTCCAGTTCCTGTGTGGCACATACATGGAGATGCTGACGGGACCGTAGCTTATCCAGATTCTGATTTTACACCAACAGCTTGGAACGAATGGCCATTGTCTTTTTTTAGTGCACCAGCAAGTGCTTGTGGAGCGAATACATACAATGCTTCAAACGTATCCACCATTGTTTCTGGGGTTCAAAAATATCCCTTTTGTACGAGTGGCAAAGAAGTTTCAATCATTCGAATCGTAGGAGGAGGACATGGCTGGCCAGCGGTAAATGGCTTTAATGCAGCAACAGCAATCTGGAATTTCTTCAAAGACTATCAACTAGCGAATTTAGCGAGTTGTCAACCAGGACCTGGCAACTGTACTACAGGTATTGGTTCGGGAAATGTCTACGGAGAAGACTGGATTACCATCTATCCAAATCCAGTAAAAGAAACAGTGATCCTACAATTTCATATCCCTTTAATTTCCATCCAATTAACTGACTTGTCGGGTAAATTGATTACTGAAAAACAGGTAAATGGAGCAACTGAAACACAATTACAACTAACTAATTTACCATCAGGAATTTACATTTTAAAATCTATTGATAAAAGTGGAAATTTCGCCATTCATAAACTAGTTGTGGAAAATTGA